The following are from one region of the Deltaproteobacteria bacterium genome:
- a CDS encoding PDZ domain-containing protein yields MPRFFRRAAVLVALAASWALLAGDSLPSPIARAYASVSDDAADAKAHYDLAALKIFNRVVIQLKDSYVDPKRVNPKLMLVAALDGVEKTVAEVMVEGDEKSNSIKVTVGSASRDFDISQVDSLWKMSFTMRDVFDFISKHLVSKDQDQREIEYAAINGMLSTLDPHSILLKPDYFKEMKLQTKGEFGGLGFVIQMKESNLTVVKVLKNTPAARAGIKPKDIITKIGEESTVNMDLNDAVSRLRGKPDSKVTITVQKPGTEPKPMALTRAIIAIESVESKLLPDGVGYIRLKTFQGNSARDIEAQLNALKAKNGGALKGLVLDLRGNPGGLLEEAIRVSDLFVSEGTIVTTVGYGDKMREVKRAHAEGTEADLPLAVLVNSGSASASEIVAGALKNLNRAVIVGRQTFGKGSVQVLYDFPDESALKLTIAQYLTPGDVSIQEVGITPDVELEAAKVTKDRIEVFAPRKTMGEADLEHHLTNPADAKPFAKREDVVPKDKPAYTLEYLRAEPKKADKDKKGGSHEDVDLISAGSTDDEDDAEADAEAEDTDKVLQDFQVTFSHDLLLAAPSNDRRQIVEKARNFMAQQNQKQGEQLAAALGQLGVNWSPGPHGMSKLVAEATPAATAVNKAGETVQMNVTVRNDGDAPAFRVRGWTESENPYLDRREFVIGQLAPHEKRSWTIPVQTPKDLNSRRDFVTFKVVDDQGPASEPLKADLNFAELQKPAFAYSLQVLDQCKDTCNGDGITNPGEQVTLQVDVKNIGTGIAKDAYASIKNDSDENVFIDKGRFKLGELAPGETKTATFSLTVKKAYQGDTYALKMAIVDEPMEEYLGDRLVLPVAPSGPKSVAKTGAVKLGTLEASRGAVAPSEAGGPVAILSGARGDLPAIAMAKAGQVLPVEARIGDFYRVQWEQGRTGYVPAALAHEVGTPQYKKGEKAGHAERVFQHDEPQVTVTADTSKGGIETTADHFTLTGTAYDPAKLRDLYIFVNDQKVFFRSTGDKPDEKIAFTTDFKLKEGNNAVTVVAREDDELIGRKTLVIRRDGGDNSAAHASP; encoded by the coding sequence GCTTTTTCCGTCGCGCTGCGGTGCTGGTTGCGCTGGCCGCTTCCTGGGCCCTGTTGGCCGGTGACTCGCTGCCCAGCCCCATCGCCCGCGCGTACGCGTCCGTCTCCGACGACGCCGCCGACGCCAAGGCCCACTACGACCTGGCCGCGCTCAAGATCTTCAACCGCGTGGTGATCCAGCTCAAGGACAGCTACGTCGACCCCAAGCGCGTGAACCCCAAGCTCATGCTGGTGGCCGCGCTCGACGGCGTGGAGAAGACCGTCGCCGAGGTGATGGTCGAGGGCGACGAGAAGTCCAACAGCATCAAGGTCACCGTGGGCTCCGCCAGCCGCGACTTCGACATCAGCCAGGTCGACTCGCTCTGGAAGATGAGCTTCACCATGCGCGACGTCTTCGACTTCATCTCCAAGCACCTGGTGAGCAAGGACCAGGATCAGCGCGAGATCGAGTACGCCGCCATCAACGGCATGCTCTCCACGCTGGATCCGCACTCCATCCTGCTCAAGCCCGATTACTTCAAGGAGATGAAGCTCCAGACCAAGGGCGAGTTCGGCGGCCTGGGCTTCGTCATCCAGATGAAGGAGAGCAACCTCACGGTTGTCAAAGTCCTGAAGAACACCCCGGCGGCGCGCGCGGGCATCAAGCCCAAGGACATCATCACCAAGATCGGCGAGGAGTCGACGGTCAACATGGACCTCAACGACGCCGTCAGCCGCCTGCGCGGCAAGCCGGACTCGAAGGTCACCATCACCGTCCAGAAGCCGGGCACCGAGCCCAAGCCCATGGCGCTCACCCGCGCCATCATCGCCATCGAGAGCGTGGAGTCGAAGCTCCTGCCCGACGGCGTGGGCTACATCCGCCTCAAGACCTTCCAGGGCAACTCCGCCCGCGACATCGAGGCCCAGCTCAACGCGCTCAAGGCCAAGAACGGCGGCGCGCTCAAGGGCCTGGTGCTCGACCTGCGCGGCAACCCGGGCGGCCTGCTGGAAGAAGCGATTCGCGTCAGCGATCTCTTCGTGAGCGAGGGCACCATCGTCACCACCGTGGGCTACGGCGACAAGATGCGCGAGGTGAAGCGCGCGCACGCCGAAGGCACCGAGGCCGACCTGCCTCTGGCGGTGCTGGTGAACTCCGGCTCCGCGAGCGCCAGCGAGATCGTGGCCGGCGCGCTCAAGAACCTGAACCGCGCGGTGATCGTGGGCCGACAGACCTTCGGCAAGGGCTCGGTGCAGGTGCTCTACGACTTCCCCGACGAGAGCGCGCTCAAGCTCACCATCGCCCAGTACCTCACCCCGGGCGATGTCTCGATCCAGGAAGTGGGCATCACGCCCGACGTGGAGCTCGAGGCGGCGAAGGTCACCAAGGACCGCATCGAGGTCTTCGCGCCCCGCAAGACCATGGGCGAGGCGGATCTGGAGCACCACCTGACCAACCCGGCCGACGCCAAGCCCTTCGCCAAGCGCGAGGACGTGGTGCCCAAGGACAAGCCGGCCTACACGCTCGAGTACCTGCGCGCCGAGCCCAAGAAGGCCGACAAGGACAAGAAGGGCGGCAGCCACGAGGACGTGGACCTCATCTCGGCCGGCTCGACAGACGACGAGGACGACGCCGAGGCCGACGCCGAGGCCGAGGACACCGACAAGGTGCTCCAGGACTTCCAGGTCACCTTCAGCCACGACCTCTTGCTGGCCGCGCCGTCGAACGACCGCCGCCAGATCGTGGAGAAGGCGCGCAACTTCATGGCCCAGCAGAACCAGAAGCAGGGCGAGCAGCTCGCCGCCGCGCTGGGGCAGCTCGGCGTGAACTGGAGCCCGGGGCCGCACGGCATGAGCAAGCTCGTGGCCGAGGCCACGCCCGCCGCCACCGCGGTGAACAAGGCCGGCGAGACCGTGCAGATGAACGTCACCGTGCGCAACGACGGCGACGCGCCCGCGTTCCGCGTCCGCGGCTGGACCGAGAGCGAGAACCCCTACCTCGACCGCCGCGAGTTCGTGATTGGCCAGCTCGCGCCGCACGAGAAGCGCTCCTGGACCATCCCCGTCCAGACGCCCAAGGACCTCAACTCGCGCCGCGACTTCGTGACCTTCAAGGTCGTCGACGACCAGGGCCCCGCGAGCGAGCCCCTCAAGGCGGACCTCAACTTCGCCGAGCTGCAGAAGCCCGCGTTCGCCTACAGCCTCCAGGTGCTCGACCAGTGCAAGGACACCTGCAACGGCGACGGCATCACCAACCCCGGCGAGCAGGTGACGCTGCAGGTGGACGTGAAGAACATCGGCACCGGCATCGCCAAGGACGCCTATGCCAGCATCAAGAATGATTCGGACGAGAACGTCTTCATCGACAAGGGCCGCTTCAAGCTCGGCGAGCTCGCGCCCGGTGAGACCAAGACCGCCACCTTCTCGCTCACGGTGAAGAAGGCCTACCAGGGCGACACCTACGCGCTGAAGATGGCGATCGTCGATGAGCCGATGGAGGAGTACCTCGGCGATCGGCTGGTGCTGCCGGTGGCGCCCTCGGGCCCGAAGTCGGTGGCCAAGACCGGCGCGGTGAAGCTGGGCACCCTCGAGGCCTCGCGCGGCGCGGTGGCGCCTTCGGAAGCGGGCGGCCCGGTGGCCATCCTCTCCGGCGCGCGCGGCGATCTGCCCGCAATCGCCATGGCCAAGGCCGGTCAGGTGTTGCCCGTCGAGGCGCGGATTGGCGACTTCTACCGCGTGCAGTGGGAGCAGGGCCGCACCGGCTACGTGCCCGCGGCGCTGGCGCACGAGGTGGGCACGCCCCAGTACAAGAAGGGCGAGAAGGCCGGCCACGCGGAGCGCGTGTTCCAGCACGACGAGCCGCAGGTGACCGTCACCGCCGACACGTCGAAGGGCGGCATCGAGACCACCGCCGACCACTTCACGCTCACCGGCACCGCCTACGATCCGGCCAAGCTGCGCGACCTGTACATCTTCGTGAACGACCAGAAGGTCTTCTTCCGCTCCACCGGCGACAAGCCGGACGAGAAGATCGCCTTCACCACCGACTTCAAGCTCAAGGAAGGCAACAACGCGGTCACGGTGGTGGCCCGCGAGGACGACGAGCTCATCGGGCGGAAGACGCTGGTCATCCGGCGCGACGGCGGCGACAATTCAGCCGCCCATGCTTCGCCGTAA
- the acs gene encoding acetate--CoA ligase has protein sequence MSSPSPTSDAALNTVLQEHRVFPPEPAFSQRAQIGSMDALAKLREHAEKNPDAFWTEQAAQFHWQRPFKKVREGQLPSVKWFLEGKTNLSFNCLDRHLTTARRNRAAIIWEGEPGDRRTLTYFELHREVCKLAAGLKSLGVKPGDRVGIYLPLIPEAAIAMLACARIGAIHSVVFGGFSAEALRDRMNDAGATVLITADGGWRKEKVVPLKAMADEALQSCPTVKHVVVVDRLKKELSLQPGRDVRWDELCARAPADPSVEWVDAEHPLFILYTSGSTGKPKGVLHTTGGYMVWAGLTTKWVFDLREEDTYWCTADVGWVTGHSYVVYGPLLNGATSFMYEGAPTTPAPDRFWDMIERHGISILYTAPTAIRAFMRLGEEPVKKHDLSSLRLLGSVGEPINPEAWIWYRNVVGGGRCPIVDTWWQTETGGIMISPLPGAVPTKPGSATLPLPGIHAELVNRQGQHVPQGQGGYLVIREAWPSMLRTVWGDDERFRQQYFSQVPGKYFTGDGARTDHDGYFWIAGRIDDVINVAGHRLGTMEIESALVSHANVAEAAVVGKPDALKGTAIVAFVTLKKGFTPSEELKAQLGAHVTKEIGALARPDEVRWAEALPKTRSGKIMRRLLRDVAVGQAPKGDTSTLEDFNVLAALRNDEE, from the coding sequence GTGAGCAGCCCCAGCCCCACGTCCGACGCCGCGCTCAACACCGTTCTCCAGGAGCACCGCGTCTTCCCGCCCGAGCCCGCGTTCTCGCAGCGCGCCCAGATCGGCTCCATGGACGCGCTCGCCAAGCTGCGCGAGCACGCCGAGAAGAATCCCGATGCCTTCTGGACCGAGCAGGCCGCGCAGTTCCACTGGCAGCGGCCGTTCAAGAAGGTCCGCGAGGGCCAGCTCCCGAGCGTGAAGTGGTTCCTCGAGGGCAAGACCAACCTCAGCTTCAACTGCCTCGATCGCCACCTCACCACCGCGCGCCGCAACCGCGCGGCCATCATCTGGGAGGGCGAGCCCGGCGACCGGCGAACGCTGACGTACTTCGAGCTCCACCGCGAGGTGTGCAAGCTCGCCGCGGGCCTGAAGAGCCTGGGCGTGAAGCCCGGCGACCGCGTGGGCATCTACCTGCCGCTGATCCCCGAAGCGGCGATCGCCATGCTCGCGTGCGCGCGCATCGGCGCGATCCACTCGGTGGTCTTCGGCGGATTTTCGGCCGAGGCGCTGCGCGATCGCATGAACGACGCGGGCGCCACCGTGCTCATCACCGCCGACGGCGGCTGGCGGAAAGAGAAAGTCGTCCCGCTCAAGGCCATGGCCGACGAGGCGCTCCAGAGCTGCCCCACGGTGAAGCACGTGGTGGTCGTGGATCGCTTGAAGAAGGAGCTCTCGCTCCAGCCCGGCCGCGACGTGCGCTGGGACGAGCTCTGCGCGCGCGCGCCCGCGGATCCCAGCGTGGAGTGGGTCGACGCCGAGCACCCGCTCTTCATCCTCTACACCTCGGGCTCGACCGGAAAGCCGAAGGGCGTGTTGCACACCACCGGTGGCTACATGGTCTGGGCTGGGCTCACGACCAAGTGGGTCTTCGATCTGCGCGAGGAGGACACCTACTGGTGCACCGCCGACGTGGGCTGGGTCACCGGGCACAGCTACGTCGTGTACGGGCCGCTGCTGAATGGCGCCACCAGCTTCATGTACGAGGGGGCGCCCACCACGCCCGCGCCGGATCGCTTCTGGGACATGATCGAGCGGCACGGCATCAGCATCCTCTACACCGCGCCCACCGCCATCCGCGCCTTCATGCGCCTGGGCGAAGAGCCGGTGAAGAAGCACGACCTCTCCTCGCTGCGCTTGCTCGGCTCCGTGGGCGAGCCGATCAATCCCGAGGCGTGGATTTGGTATCGGAACGTCGTGGGCGGCGGGCGCTGCCCCATCGTCGACACCTGGTGGCAGACCGAGACCGGCGGGATCATGATCTCGCCCTTGCCCGGCGCGGTGCCCACGAAGCCCGGCTCCGCGACGCTCCCGCTGCCGGGCATCCACGCCGAGCTCGTGAACCGCCAGGGCCAGCACGTGCCGCAAGGGCAGGGCGGGTATCTGGTCATCCGCGAGGCGTGGCCGAGCATGCTGCGCACCGTCTGGGGCGACGACGAGCGCTTCCGGCAGCAGTACTTCAGCCAGGTACCCGGCAAGTACTTCACCGGCGACGGGGCCCGCACCGACCACGACGGCTACTTCTGGATCGCCGGCCGCATCGACGACGTGATCAACGTCGCGGGCCATCGATTGGGCACGATGGAGATCGAGAGCGCGCTCGTCTCGCACGCGAACGTGGCCGAGGCCGCCGTGGTGGGAAAGCCCGACGCGCTCAAGGGCACGGCCATCGTGGCCTTCGTGACCCTCAAGAAGGGCTTCACTCCCAGTGAAGAGCTCAAGGCGCAGCTCGGCGCGCACGTGACCAAGGAGATCGGCGCGCTCGCTCGACCCGATGAGGTTCGCTGGGCCGAGGCGCTCCCGAAGACGCGCTCGGGAAAGATCATGCGCCGTCTGCTTCGCGACGTGGCCGTGGGCCAGGCGCCGAAAGGCGACACCAGCACGCTCGAGGACTTCAACGTGCTGGCTGCGTTGCGCAACGATGAGGAGTAG